In one Phyllostomus discolor isolate MPI-MPIP mPhyDis1 chromosome 8, mPhyDis1.pri.v3, whole genome shotgun sequence genomic region, the following are encoded:
- the TLE2 gene encoding transducin-like enhancer protein 2 isoform X4 has protein sequence MYPQGRHPAPLQSGQPFKFSILEICDRIKEEFQFLQAQYHSLKLECEKLASEKTEMQRHYVMYYEMSYGLNVEMHKQAEIVKRLSGICAQIIPFLTQEHQQQVLQAMERAKQVTVGELNSLIGQQQLQPLSHHAPPVPLTPRPSGLVGGSATGLLALSGALAAQAQLAAAAKEDRAGVEAEGSRAVERAPSRSASPSPPESVVEEEQPGGPGGNGKQQAEEKDLSGPYESDEDKSDYNLVVDEDQPSEPPSPTSTPCGKAPICVPARRDLVESPASLASSLSSPLPRAKELVLNDLPASTPASKSCDSSPPQDASTPGPSSVSHLRQLTAKPTPSTDSIALRSPLTLSSPFTASFSLGSHSALNGDLSVPGSYVSLHLSPQVSGSVVYGRSPMMAFESHPHLRGSSISSSLPTIPGGKPAYSFHVSADGQMQPVPFPSDALVGAGIPRHARQLHTLAHGEVVCAVTISGSTQHVYTGGKGCVKVWDVGQPGAKTPVAQLDCLNRDNYIRSCKLLPDGRSLIVGGEASTLSIWDLAAPTPRIKAELTSSAPACYALAVSPDAKVCFSCCSDGNIVVWDLQNQTMVRQFQGHTDGASCIDISDYGTRLWTGGLDNTVRCWDLREGRQLQQHDFSSQIFSLGHCPNQDWLAVGMESSNVEILHVRKPEKYQLHLHESCVLSLKFASCGRWFVSTGKDNLLNAWRTPYGASIFQSKESSSVLSCDISGNNKYIVTGSGDKKATVYEVVY, from the exons ATGTACCCCCAGGGAAGGCACCCG GCCCCACTTCAGTCCGGCCAGCCCTTCAAGTTCTCGATCTTGGAGATATGCGACCGCATCAAAGAGGAATTCCAGTTCCTGCAGGCTCAGTACCACAg CCTCAAGCTGGAATGTGAGAAGTTGGCCAGTGAGAAGACTGAAATGCAGCGACATTATGTCATG TACTATGAGATGTCCTATGGGCTCAACGTTGAAATGCATAAGCAG GCCGAGATTGTGAAGCGCCTCAGCGGCATCTGCGCTCAGATTATCCCCTTCCTCACCCAGGAG catcAACAGCAGGTGCTACAGGCCATGGAACGTGCCAAGCAGGTGACTGTGGGGGAGCTGAACAGCCTCATTGGG cagcagcagctccagccgCTGTCCCACCACGCCCCCCCTGTGCCCCTCACCCCTCGCCCATCTGGGCTGGTGGGTGGCAGTGCCACGGGGCTGCTGGCCCTGTCCGGAGCACTGGCCGCCCAGGCTCAGCTGGCCGCGGCTGCCAAGGAGGACCGGGCAGGTGTGGAGGCCGAGGGGTCCAGAG CAGTGGAGAGAGCCCCAAGCAGG AGTGCATCCCCCTCGCCCCCTGAAAGTGTGGTGGAAGAGGAGCAGCCAGGTGGCCCAGGTGGCAATGGGAAACAGCAAGCTGAGGAAAAAGATCTGTCAGGACCTTAT GAGAGCGACGAGGACAAGAGTGATTACAACCTGGTGGTGGACGAG GACCAGCCTTCAGAGCCCCCCAGCCCAACTTCTACCCCATGTGGAAAGGCGCCCATCTGCGTCCCTGCCCGTCGGGACCTTGTGGAAAGTCCAGCCTCCTTGGCCTCCAGCCTCAGCTCACCGCTCCCCAGAGCCAAGGAGCTCGTCCTG AATGATCTTCCAGCCAGCACCCCTGCCTCCAAGTCCTGCGACTCCTCCCCGCCCCAGGATGCATCCACCCCGGGGCCCAGCTCGGTCAGCCACCTCCGCCAGCTCACTGCCAAGCCAACGCCTTCCACAGACAGTATTG CCCTGAGGAGCCCCCTGACCCTGTCCAGTCCCTTCACTGCATCTTTCAGCCTGGGTTCCCACAGCGCACTTAATGGGGACCTCTCTGTGCCCGGCTCCTACGTCAGCCTCCACCTGTCCCCCCAGGTCAGCGGCTCTGTGGTATATGGACGCTCCCCCATG ATGGCATTTGAGTCTCACCCACATCTTCGAGGGTCgtccatctcctcctccctgcccaccatcCCTGGGGGAAAGCC GGCCTACTCCTTCCACGTGTCTGCGGACGGGCAGATGCAGCCGGTGCCCTTCCCATCGGATGCGCTGGTGGGCGCCGGCATTCCACGGCACGCACGGCAGCTGCACACGCTGGCTCACGGCGAGGTGGTCTGCGCGGTCACCATCAGTGGCTCCACACAGCACGTGTACACGGGAGGCAAGGGCTGCGTGAAGGTGTGGGATGTTGGCCAGCCTGGCGCCAAGACACCAGTGGCCCAGCTGGACTGCCTG aATCGGGACAATTATATTCGTTCTTGCAAGCTACTGCCAGATGGCCGGAGCCTTATTGTGGGCGGTGAGGCCAGCACCTTGTCCATTTGGGACCTGGCAGCGCCGACCCCCCGCATCAAGGCTGAGCTGACCTCTTCAGCCCCTGCCTGCTACGCCCTCGCCGTCAGCCCCGACGCCAAGGTCTGCTTCTCCTGCTGCAGCGACGGCAACATTGTGGTCTGGGACCTGCAGAACCAGACCATGGTTAG GCAGTTCCAGGGCCACACGGATGGTGCCAGCTGTATTGACATTTCTGACTATGGCACTCGGCTCTGGACAGGGGGCCTGGACAACACTGTGCGCTGCTGGGACCTGCGGGAGGGCCGCCAGCTGCAGCAGCATGACTTCAGCTCCCAG ATTTTTTCCCTGGGCCACTGCCCCAACCAGGACTGGCTCGCCGTTGGCATGGAGAGCAGTAATGTTGAGATCTTGCACGTCCGCAAGCCGGAGAAGTACCAGCTGCACCTCCATGAGAGCTGTGTGCTGTCCCTGAAATTCGCCTCCTGCG GGCGGTGGTTTGTGAGCACCGGGAAGGACAACCTGCTCAATGCCTGGAGGACGCCCTACGGAGCCAGCATTTTCCAG tCCAAGGAGTCGTCCTCCGTGCTGAGCTGTGATATCTCTGGGAACAATAAATACATCGTGACGGGCTCAGGGGACAAGAAGGCCACCGTGTACGAGGTGGTCTACTGA
- the TLE2 gene encoding transducin-like enhancer protein 2 isoform X1, which translates to MYPQGRHPAPLQSGQPFKFSILEICDRIKEEFQFLQAQYHSLKLECEKLASEKTEMQRHYVMYYEMSYGLNVEMHKQAEIVKRLSGICAQIIPFLTQEHQQQVLQAMERAKQVTVGELNSLIGQQQLQPLSHHAPPVPLTPRPSGLVGGSATGLLALSGALAAQAQLAAAAKEDRAGVEAEGSRAVERAPSRSASPSPPESVVEEEQPGGPGGNGKQQAEEKDLSGPYESDEDKSDYNLVVDEMSKLRHRRFHNPPKDQPSEPPSPTSTPCGKAPICVPARRDLVESPASLASSLSSPLPRAKELVLNDLPASTPASKSCDSSPPQDASTPGPSSVSHLRQLTAKPTPSTDSIALRSPLTLSSPFTASFSLGSHSALNGDLSVPGSYVSLHLSPQVSGSVVYGRSPMMAFESHPHLRGSSISSSLPTIPGGKPAYSFHVSADGQMQPVPFPSDALVGAGIPRHARQLHTLAHGEVVCAVTISGSTQHVYTGGKGCVKVWDVGQPGAKTPVAQLDCLNRDNYIRSCKLLPDGRSLIVGGEASTLSIWDLAAPTPRIKAELTSSAPACYALAVSPDAKVCFSCCSDGNIVVWDLQNQTMVRQFQGHTDGASCIDISDYGTRLWTGGLDNTVRCWDLREGRQLQQHDFSSQIFSLGHCPNQDWLAVGMESSNVEILHVRKPEKYQLHLHESCVLSLKFASCGRWFVSTGKDNLLNAWRTPYGASIFQSKESSSVLSCDISGNNKYIVTGSGDKKATVYEVVY; encoded by the exons ATGTACCCCCAGGGAAGGCACCCG GCCCCACTTCAGTCCGGCCAGCCCTTCAAGTTCTCGATCTTGGAGATATGCGACCGCATCAAAGAGGAATTCCAGTTCCTGCAGGCTCAGTACCACAg CCTCAAGCTGGAATGTGAGAAGTTGGCCAGTGAGAAGACTGAAATGCAGCGACATTATGTCATG TACTATGAGATGTCCTATGGGCTCAACGTTGAAATGCATAAGCAG GCCGAGATTGTGAAGCGCCTCAGCGGCATCTGCGCTCAGATTATCCCCTTCCTCACCCAGGAG catcAACAGCAGGTGCTACAGGCCATGGAACGTGCCAAGCAGGTGACTGTGGGGGAGCTGAACAGCCTCATTGGG cagcagcagctccagccgCTGTCCCACCACGCCCCCCCTGTGCCCCTCACCCCTCGCCCATCTGGGCTGGTGGGTGGCAGTGCCACGGGGCTGCTGGCCCTGTCCGGAGCACTGGCCGCCCAGGCTCAGCTGGCCGCGGCTGCCAAGGAGGACCGGGCAGGTGTGGAGGCCGAGGGGTCCAGAG CAGTGGAGAGAGCCCCAAGCAGG AGTGCATCCCCCTCGCCCCCTGAAAGTGTGGTGGAAGAGGAGCAGCCAGGTGGCCCAGGTGGCAATGGGAAACAGCAAGCTGAGGAAAAAGATCTGTCAGGACCTTAT GAGAGCGACGAGGACAAGAGTGATTACAACCTGGTGGTGGACGAG atgagtaaGCTGAGGCACAGGAGGTTTCATAATCCTCCCAAG GACCAGCCTTCAGAGCCCCCCAGCCCAACTTCTACCCCATGTGGAAAGGCGCCCATCTGCGTCCCTGCCCGTCGGGACCTTGTGGAAAGTCCAGCCTCCTTGGCCTCCAGCCTCAGCTCACCGCTCCCCAGAGCCAAGGAGCTCGTCCTG AATGATCTTCCAGCCAGCACCCCTGCCTCCAAGTCCTGCGACTCCTCCCCGCCCCAGGATGCATCCACCCCGGGGCCCAGCTCGGTCAGCCACCTCCGCCAGCTCACTGCCAAGCCAACGCCTTCCACAGACAGTATTG CCCTGAGGAGCCCCCTGACCCTGTCCAGTCCCTTCACTGCATCTTTCAGCCTGGGTTCCCACAGCGCACTTAATGGGGACCTCTCTGTGCCCGGCTCCTACGTCAGCCTCCACCTGTCCCCCCAGGTCAGCGGCTCTGTGGTATATGGACGCTCCCCCATG ATGGCATTTGAGTCTCACCCACATCTTCGAGGGTCgtccatctcctcctccctgcccaccatcCCTGGGGGAAAGCC GGCCTACTCCTTCCACGTGTCTGCGGACGGGCAGATGCAGCCGGTGCCCTTCCCATCGGATGCGCTGGTGGGCGCCGGCATTCCACGGCACGCACGGCAGCTGCACACGCTGGCTCACGGCGAGGTGGTCTGCGCGGTCACCATCAGTGGCTCCACACAGCACGTGTACACGGGAGGCAAGGGCTGCGTGAAGGTGTGGGATGTTGGCCAGCCTGGCGCCAAGACACCAGTGGCCCAGCTGGACTGCCTG aATCGGGACAATTATATTCGTTCTTGCAAGCTACTGCCAGATGGCCGGAGCCTTATTGTGGGCGGTGAGGCCAGCACCTTGTCCATTTGGGACCTGGCAGCGCCGACCCCCCGCATCAAGGCTGAGCTGACCTCTTCAGCCCCTGCCTGCTACGCCCTCGCCGTCAGCCCCGACGCCAAGGTCTGCTTCTCCTGCTGCAGCGACGGCAACATTGTGGTCTGGGACCTGCAGAACCAGACCATGGTTAG GCAGTTCCAGGGCCACACGGATGGTGCCAGCTGTATTGACATTTCTGACTATGGCACTCGGCTCTGGACAGGGGGCCTGGACAACACTGTGCGCTGCTGGGACCTGCGGGAGGGCCGCCAGCTGCAGCAGCATGACTTCAGCTCCCAG ATTTTTTCCCTGGGCCACTGCCCCAACCAGGACTGGCTCGCCGTTGGCATGGAGAGCAGTAATGTTGAGATCTTGCACGTCCGCAAGCCGGAGAAGTACCAGCTGCACCTCCATGAGAGCTGTGTGCTGTCCCTGAAATTCGCCTCCTGCG GGCGGTGGTTTGTGAGCACCGGGAAGGACAACCTGCTCAATGCCTGGAGGACGCCCTACGGAGCCAGCATTTTCCAG tCCAAGGAGTCGTCCTCCGTGCTGAGCTGTGATATCTCTGGGAACAATAAATACATCGTGACGGGCTCAGGGGACAAGAAGGCCACCGTGTACGAGGTGGTCTACTGA
- the TLE2 gene encoding transducin-like enhancer protein 2 isoform X2, which produces MYPQGRHPAPLQSGQPFKFSILEICDRIKEEFQFLQAQYHSLKLECEKLASEKTEMQRHYVMYYEMSYGLNVEMHKQAEIVKRLSGICAQIIPFLTQEHQQQVLQAMERAKQVTVGELNSLIGQQLQPLSHHAPPVPLTPRPSGLVGGSATGLLALSGALAAQAQLAAAAKEDRAGVEAEGSRAVERAPSRSASPSPPESVVEEEQPGGPGGNGKQQAEEKDLSGPYESDEDKSDYNLVVDEMSKLRHRRFHNPPKDQPSEPPSPTSTPCGKAPICVPARRDLVESPASLASSLSSPLPRAKELVLNDLPASTPASKSCDSSPPQDASTPGPSSVSHLRQLTAKPTPSTDSIALRSPLTLSSPFTASFSLGSHSALNGDLSVPGSYVSLHLSPQVSGSVVYGRSPMMAFESHPHLRGSSISSSLPTIPGGKPAYSFHVSADGQMQPVPFPSDALVGAGIPRHARQLHTLAHGEVVCAVTISGSTQHVYTGGKGCVKVWDVGQPGAKTPVAQLDCLNRDNYIRSCKLLPDGRSLIVGGEASTLSIWDLAAPTPRIKAELTSSAPACYALAVSPDAKVCFSCCSDGNIVVWDLQNQTMVRQFQGHTDGASCIDISDYGTRLWTGGLDNTVRCWDLREGRQLQQHDFSSQIFSLGHCPNQDWLAVGMESSNVEILHVRKPEKYQLHLHESCVLSLKFASCGRWFVSTGKDNLLNAWRTPYGASIFQSKESSSVLSCDISGNNKYIVTGSGDKKATVYEVVY; this is translated from the exons ATGTACCCCCAGGGAAGGCACCCG GCCCCACTTCAGTCCGGCCAGCCCTTCAAGTTCTCGATCTTGGAGATATGCGACCGCATCAAAGAGGAATTCCAGTTCCTGCAGGCTCAGTACCACAg CCTCAAGCTGGAATGTGAGAAGTTGGCCAGTGAGAAGACTGAAATGCAGCGACATTATGTCATG TACTATGAGATGTCCTATGGGCTCAACGTTGAAATGCATAAGCAG GCCGAGATTGTGAAGCGCCTCAGCGGCATCTGCGCTCAGATTATCCCCTTCCTCACCCAGGAG catcAACAGCAGGTGCTACAGGCCATGGAACGTGCCAAGCAGGTGACTGTGGGGGAGCTGAACAGCCTCATTGGG cagcagctccagccgCTGTCCCACCACGCCCCCCCTGTGCCCCTCACCCCTCGCCCATCTGGGCTGGTGGGTGGCAGTGCCACGGGGCTGCTGGCCCTGTCCGGAGCACTGGCCGCCCAGGCTCAGCTGGCCGCGGCTGCCAAGGAGGACCGGGCAGGTGTGGAGGCCGAGGGGTCCAGAG CAGTGGAGAGAGCCCCAAGCAGG AGTGCATCCCCCTCGCCCCCTGAAAGTGTGGTGGAAGAGGAGCAGCCAGGTGGCCCAGGTGGCAATGGGAAACAGCAAGCTGAGGAAAAAGATCTGTCAGGACCTTAT GAGAGCGACGAGGACAAGAGTGATTACAACCTGGTGGTGGACGAG atgagtaaGCTGAGGCACAGGAGGTTTCATAATCCTCCCAAG GACCAGCCTTCAGAGCCCCCCAGCCCAACTTCTACCCCATGTGGAAAGGCGCCCATCTGCGTCCCTGCCCGTCGGGACCTTGTGGAAAGTCCAGCCTCCTTGGCCTCCAGCCTCAGCTCACCGCTCCCCAGAGCCAAGGAGCTCGTCCTG AATGATCTTCCAGCCAGCACCCCTGCCTCCAAGTCCTGCGACTCCTCCCCGCCCCAGGATGCATCCACCCCGGGGCCCAGCTCGGTCAGCCACCTCCGCCAGCTCACTGCCAAGCCAACGCCTTCCACAGACAGTATTG CCCTGAGGAGCCCCCTGACCCTGTCCAGTCCCTTCACTGCATCTTTCAGCCTGGGTTCCCACAGCGCACTTAATGGGGACCTCTCTGTGCCCGGCTCCTACGTCAGCCTCCACCTGTCCCCCCAGGTCAGCGGCTCTGTGGTATATGGACGCTCCCCCATG ATGGCATTTGAGTCTCACCCACATCTTCGAGGGTCgtccatctcctcctccctgcccaccatcCCTGGGGGAAAGCC GGCCTACTCCTTCCACGTGTCTGCGGACGGGCAGATGCAGCCGGTGCCCTTCCCATCGGATGCGCTGGTGGGCGCCGGCATTCCACGGCACGCACGGCAGCTGCACACGCTGGCTCACGGCGAGGTGGTCTGCGCGGTCACCATCAGTGGCTCCACACAGCACGTGTACACGGGAGGCAAGGGCTGCGTGAAGGTGTGGGATGTTGGCCAGCCTGGCGCCAAGACACCAGTGGCCCAGCTGGACTGCCTG aATCGGGACAATTATATTCGTTCTTGCAAGCTACTGCCAGATGGCCGGAGCCTTATTGTGGGCGGTGAGGCCAGCACCTTGTCCATTTGGGACCTGGCAGCGCCGACCCCCCGCATCAAGGCTGAGCTGACCTCTTCAGCCCCTGCCTGCTACGCCCTCGCCGTCAGCCCCGACGCCAAGGTCTGCTTCTCCTGCTGCAGCGACGGCAACATTGTGGTCTGGGACCTGCAGAACCAGACCATGGTTAG GCAGTTCCAGGGCCACACGGATGGTGCCAGCTGTATTGACATTTCTGACTATGGCACTCGGCTCTGGACAGGGGGCCTGGACAACACTGTGCGCTGCTGGGACCTGCGGGAGGGCCGCCAGCTGCAGCAGCATGACTTCAGCTCCCAG ATTTTTTCCCTGGGCCACTGCCCCAACCAGGACTGGCTCGCCGTTGGCATGGAGAGCAGTAATGTTGAGATCTTGCACGTCCGCAAGCCGGAGAAGTACCAGCTGCACCTCCATGAGAGCTGTGTGCTGTCCCTGAAATTCGCCTCCTGCG GGCGGTGGTTTGTGAGCACCGGGAAGGACAACCTGCTCAATGCCTGGAGGACGCCCTACGGAGCCAGCATTTTCCAG tCCAAGGAGTCGTCCTCCGTGCTGAGCTGTGATATCTCTGGGAACAATAAATACATCGTGACGGGCTCAGGGGACAAGAAGGCCACCGTGTACGAGGTGGTCTACTGA
- the TLE2 gene encoding transducin-like enhancer protein 2 isoform X3, with protein sequence MYPQGRHPAPLQSGQPFKFSILEICDRIKEEFQFLQAQYHSLKLECEKLASEKTEMQRHYVMYYEMSYGLNVEMHKQAEIVKRLSGICAQIIPFLTQEHQQQVLQAMERAKQVTVGELNSLIGQQQLQPLSHHAPPVPLTPRPSGLVGGSATGLLALSGALAAQAQLAAAAKEDRAGVEAEGSRVERAPSRSASPSPPESVVEEEQPGGPGGNGKQQAEEKDLSGPYESDEDKSDYNLVVDEMSKLRHRRFHNPPKDQPSEPPSPTSTPCGKAPICVPARRDLVESPASLASSLSSPLPRAKELVLNDLPASTPASKSCDSSPPQDASTPGPSSVSHLRQLTAKPTPSTDSIALRSPLTLSSPFTASFSLGSHSALNGDLSVPGSYVSLHLSPQVSGSVVYGRSPMMAFESHPHLRGSSISSSLPTIPGGKPAYSFHVSADGQMQPVPFPSDALVGAGIPRHARQLHTLAHGEVVCAVTISGSTQHVYTGGKGCVKVWDVGQPGAKTPVAQLDCLNRDNYIRSCKLLPDGRSLIVGGEASTLSIWDLAAPTPRIKAELTSSAPACYALAVSPDAKVCFSCCSDGNIVVWDLQNQTMVRQFQGHTDGASCIDISDYGTRLWTGGLDNTVRCWDLREGRQLQQHDFSSQIFSLGHCPNQDWLAVGMESSNVEILHVRKPEKYQLHLHESCVLSLKFASCGRWFVSTGKDNLLNAWRTPYGASIFQSKESSSVLSCDISGNNKYIVTGSGDKKATVYEVVY encoded by the exons ATGTACCCCCAGGGAAGGCACCCG GCCCCACTTCAGTCCGGCCAGCCCTTCAAGTTCTCGATCTTGGAGATATGCGACCGCATCAAAGAGGAATTCCAGTTCCTGCAGGCTCAGTACCACAg CCTCAAGCTGGAATGTGAGAAGTTGGCCAGTGAGAAGACTGAAATGCAGCGACATTATGTCATG TACTATGAGATGTCCTATGGGCTCAACGTTGAAATGCATAAGCAG GCCGAGATTGTGAAGCGCCTCAGCGGCATCTGCGCTCAGATTATCCCCTTCCTCACCCAGGAG catcAACAGCAGGTGCTACAGGCCATGGAACGTGCCAAGCAGGTGACTGTGGGGGAGCTGAACAGCCTCATTGGG cagcagcagctccagccgCTGTCCCACCACGCCCCCCCTGTGCCCCTCACCCCTCGCCCATCTGGGCTGGTGGGTGGCAGTGCCACGGGGCTGCTGGCCCTGTCCGGAGCACTGGCCGCCCAGGCTCAGCTGGCCGCGGCTGCCAAGGAGGACCGGGCAGGTGTGGAGGCCGAGGGGTCCAGAG TGGAGAGAGCCCCAAGCAGG AGTGCATCCCCCTCGCCCCCTGAAAGTGTGGTGGAAGAGGAGCAGCCAGGTGGCCCAGGTGGCAATGGGAAACAGCAAGCTGAGGAAAAAGATCTGTCAGGACCTTAT GAGAGCGACGAGGACAAGAGTGATTACAACCTGGTGGTGGACGAG atgagtaaGCTGAGGCACAGGAGGTTTCATAATCCTCCCAAG GACCAGCCTTCAGAGCCCCCCAGCCCAACTTCTACCCCATGTGGAAAGGCGCCCATCTGCGTCCCTGCCCGTCGGGACCTTGTGGAAAGTCCAGCCTCCTTGGCCTCCAGCCTCAGCTCACCGCTCCCCAGAGCCAAGGAGCTCGTCCTG AATGATCTTCCAGCCAGCACCCCTGCCTCCAAGTCCTGCGACTCCTCCCCGCCCCAGGATGCATCCACCCCGGGGCCCAGCTCGGTCAGCCACCTCCGCCAGCTCACTGCCAAGCCAACGCCTTCCACAGACAGTATTG CCCTGAGGAGCCCCCTGACCCTGTCCAGTCCCTTCACTGCATCTTTCAGCCTGGGTTCCCACAGCGCACTTAATGGGGACCTCTCTGTGCCCGGCTCCTACGTCAGCCTCCACCTGTCCCCCCAGGTCAGCGGCTCTGTGGTATATGGACGCTCCCCCATG ATGGCATTTGAGTCTCACCCACATCTTCGAGGGTCgtccatctcctcctccctgcccaccatcCCTGGGGGAAAGCC GGCCTACTCCTTCCACGTGTCTGCGGACGGGCAGATGCAGCCGGTGCCCTTCCCATCGGATGCGCTGGTGGGCGCCGGCATTCCACGGCACGCACGGCAGCTGCACACGCTGGCTCACGGCGAGGTGGTCTGCGCGGTCACCATCAGTGGCTCCACACAGCACGTGTACACGGGAGGCAAGGGCTGCGTGAAGGTGTGGGATGTTGGCCAGCCTGGCGCCAAGACACCAGTGGCCCAGCTGGACTGCCTG aATCGGGACAATTATATTCGTTCTTGCAAGCTACTGCCAGATGGCCGGAGCCTTATTGTGGGCGGTGAGGCCAGCACCTTGTCCATTTGGGACCTGGCAGCGCCGACCCCCCGCATCAAGGCTGAGCTGACCTCTTCAGCCCCTGCCTGCTACGCCCTCGCCGTCAGCCCCGACGCCAAGGTCTGCTTCTCCTGCTGCAGCGACGGCAACATTGTGGTCTGGGACCTGCAGAACCAGACCATGGTTAG GCAGTTCCAGGGCCACACGGATGGTGCCAGCTGTATTGACATTTCTGACTATGGCACTCGGCTCTGGACAGGGGGCCTGGACAACACTGTGCGCTGCTGGGACCTGCGGGAGGGCCGCCAGCTGCAGCAGCATGACTTCAGCTCCCAG ATTTTTTCCCTGGGCCACTGCCCCAACCAGGACTGGCTCGCCGTTGGCATGGAGAGCAGTAATGTTGAGATCTTGCACGTCCGCAAGCCGGAGAAGTACCAGCTGCACCTCCATGAGAGCTGTGTGCTGTCCCTGAAATTCGCCTCCTGCG GGCGGTGGTTTGTGAGCACCGGGAAGGACAACCTGCTCAATGCCTGGAGGACGCCCTACGGAGCCAGCATTTTCCAG tCCAAGGAGTCGTCCTCCGTGCTGAGCTGTGATATCTCTGGGAACAATAAATACATCGTGACGGGCTCAGGGGACAAGAAGGCCACCGTGTACGAGGTGGTCTACTGA